The genomic interval GCCTCCGGTGGGCCGCCGGGATCGGGCGAGCTGTCCGTAATGGTGAGCGTATGTCGCTCCATCCGGTCGCCGGGGGAACGGGAGCCGTCCGCCGGACGGTCGGAGGCACCACCCGCGGCTACTAGCTTTGATTCCTCACCTGCCGGGACGAGGGAGAACGCCCAGATGAACCGCAAGACCCTGGTGCTGCCGGCCGTCGTCGGCCTGCTCGCCCCCGTGCTCGCCGCCTGCGGCAGCACGGACAGCGGCGCCGGTGGCAACGGAGCCATCGTCGTCGGCACCACGGACCAGCTCGTGGCCTCCAAGGAGAACCCCGCGCCGCTCGACCCGGCCATCGGCTACGAGGCGGGCGTCTGGAACGTCCTGCGGCAGACCGTGCAGACCCTGACCACGGTGCCGGGCGGCGGCGGCGAGCCGGTGCCCGAGGCCGCCCGCAGCTGCACCTTCACCGACACCGCGAACGAGAGCTACCGCTGCACCCTGCGGGCGGGCCTCACCTTCGCCGACGGGACGGCCGTCACCGCCGAGGACGTGAAGCACTCCATCCAGCGCGTCATCGACATCGACGCGGACAGCGGGCCGGTCGGCCTGCTCGCCAACATCGACATGATCGAGACCAAGGGCGACGACCAGGTGATCTTCCACCTGAACACCCCCGACGCGACCTTCCCGTACAAGCTCGCCACCCCCGCCGCCGGCATCGTCCCGAAGGCGCAGTACCCGGCGAAGGAGGGGCGCACCGGCTTCCAGGTGAACGGCTCCGGCCCGTACACCATGAAGCCGCGGGTCGAGGACGGCCGGGTCGTCAGGATCGCGTTCACCAAGAACCCCTCGTACAAGGGCGAGCTCAAGGTCCTCAACGACAAGGTCGAGATGGACCTGTTCCCCGACGCCGAGGCCATGGGCAAGGCGCTCGACGAGGAGAAGATCCACATGATGACCCGGGCGATGTCGCCCCAGCAGGCCCGCGACATGCTCGTGGAGCCGGAGGAGGGCATCGAGCTCACCGAGCTGCCCGGCCTGGCCATCAGCTACGTCGGGTTCGACACCAAGGACCCCTCGGTCAGCAAGCCCGTCCGGCAGGCCATGGCGCAGCTCGTCGACCGGGGCGCGATCGCGGGCAAGGTGTACGGCACCACCGCCGAACCGCTCTACTCCCTGATCCCGTCCAGCATCGCCGGGCACACCAACGCCTTCTTCAACAAGTACGGCGAGCCCAGCACCGCCAAGGCCCGGGCGATCCTCGACGACGCCGGGATCAAGACGCCGGTCAAGTTCACCCTGCACTACACCAGCGACCACTACGGCCCGGCCACCGCCAAGGAGTTCAAGGCGATCCAGCAGCAGCTGAACAGCTCGGGCCTCTTCGACGTCTCCGTCCAGGGCAAGGAGTGGTCGCAGTACCGCCCCGAGCAGAAGCGCGGCGACTACGCGGCCTACGGCATGGGCTGGTTCCCCGACTTCCCGGACCCGGACAACTACACCGCGCCCTTCCTGGACGAGAACAACTTCCTCAACTCGCCCTACCGGTCGCGCGAGGCGCAGAAGGTCCTCATCCCGCAGTCCCGCCGCGAGACCGACCGCGCCGCCGCCGGCGCCACCTACGAGAAGCTCCAGGACATCGTCGCGACCGATGTTCCGGTGCTGCCGATCTGGCAGGGCAAGCAGTACGTGGCCTCCCGCGACGGGATCGCCGGCGTGGAGCGCTCCGTCAGCGCCACCTCCGAACTCCAGCTCTGGGAGCTCAACCGGCCCAGCGTCTGATACCCGGCCGGAAAGCCGTCCGGCCCGCCCCTCTCCTGTTTCCAGGACGGGGACGGGCCGGACGGCTTCGTCGTGTGCGTGTGCGTGTGCGTGTGGTGGTGCGGGCGGGTGTGCCGGGCCGCTACTGCGCGCCGGGGCGCACCAGCCCGCTCTCGTACGCGTACACCGCGGCCTGCACCCGGTCGCGCAGCCCCAGCTTCGTCAGCACATGGCCCACATGTGTCTTGACCGTCGTCTCGCTGACGAACAGATCCGCCGCGATCTCCGCGTTGGACAGGCCCCGCGCCACCAGCTTCAGCACCTCGACCTCACGGTCCGTCAGCGTGTGCAGGGCGTCCGGCACCGGGTCCTCACCGGACGGCAGGTGATCCGCGTACTTGTCCAGCAGCCGGCGCGTGATGCTCGGCGCGAGCATCGCCTCGCCCGCCGCCACCACCCGGATCGCCTGCACCAGCTCCACCGCCGGAGCGTCCTTCAGCAGGAAGCCGCTCGCCCCCGCGCGCAGCGCCTCCACCACGTACTCGTCGAGATCGAAGGTCGTCAGCACCAGCACCTTCGCCGGTCCGTCCTTCCCGGGGCCGCTGATCTGACGCGTGGCCTCCACGCCGTCCATCCGCGGCATCCGGATGTCCATCAGCACCACATCGGGCTGCAGCGCCCGCACCTGATCGATGGCCTGCAGACCGTCACCGGCCTCACCGACCACCGCCAGATCGCCTTCGGCCTCCAGAATCATCCGGAAACCGGTGCGCAGCAGAGGCTGGTCATCGACCAGAAGGACGCGGATCGCCACAGGAACTCCTTAAGGGCCCTCAAGGGCCACGGCACGGCCGGCCTCGGCCTGGACCGGTCCCATTCTGCCCTGGCCATCCTCACCCGAATCCGCAGGGCGGAC from Streptomyces sp. CA-278952 carries:
- a CDS encoding response regulator, which gives rise to MAIRVLLVDDQPLLRTGFRMILEAEGDLAVVGEAGDGLQAIDQVRALQPDVVLMDIRMPRMDGVEATRQISGPGKDGPAKVLVLTTFDLDEYVVEALRAGASGFLLKDAPAVELVQAIRVVAAGEAMLAPSITRRLLDKYADHLPSGEDPVPDALHTLTDREVEVLKLVARGLSNAEIAADLFVSETTVKTHVGHVLTKLGLRDRVQAAVYAYESGLVRPGAQ
- a CDS encoding ABC transporter substrate-binding protein yields the protein MNRKTLVLPAVVGLLAPVLAACGSTDSGAGGNGAIVVGTTDQLVASKENPAPLDPAIGYEAGVWNVLRQTVQTLTTVPGGGGEPVPEAARSCTFTDTANESYRCTLRAGLTFADGTAVTAEDVKHSIQRVIDIDADSGPVGLLANIDMIETKGDDQVIFHLNTPDATFPYKLATPAAGIVPKAQYPAKEGRTGFQVNGSGPYTMKPRVEDGRVVRIAFTKNPSYKGELKVLNDKVEMDLFPDAEAMGKALDEEKIHMMTRAMSPQQARDMLVEPEEGIELTELPGLAISYVGFDTKDPSVSKPVRQAMAQLVDRGAIAGKVYGTTAEPLYSLIPSSIAGHTNAFFNKYGEPSTAKARAILDDAGIKTPVKFTLHYTSDHYGPATAKEFKAIQQQLNSSGLFDVSVQGKEWSQYRPEQKRGDYAAYGMGWFPDFPDPDNYTAPFLDENNFLNSPYRSREAQKVLIPQSRRETDRAAAGATYEKLQDIVATDVPVLPIWQGKQYVASRDGIAGVERSVSATSELQLWELNRPSV